The following are from one region of the Petrotoga mobilis SJ95 genome:
- a CDS encoding metallophosphoesterase family protein: MKILVISDLHIPIKSDLKSLDKLNFGLYDQIFLLGDIVDIEVLNYLENQKPILHAVYGNMDDFYIKNRLPEKLYLELFDKKIGLIHGHQTGRAIPEKLLKYFNKKIDLMVFGHSHYQEKHEIEDTLILNPGAFCEGEYAEIELNDSILEIKLLHL; encoded by the coding sequence TTGAAAATACTTGTAATTAGCGATCTACATATTCCTATAAAATCAGACTTGAAAAGTCTTGACAAATTAAACTTTGGACTTTATGATCAAATATTCTTACTCGGTGACATCGTGGATATCGAAGTACTGAATTACTTAGAAAATCAAAAGCCCATACTTCATGCTGTGTATGGAAATATGGACGATTTTTATATAAAAAATCGACTCCCCGAAAAATTGTATTTAGAATTATTTGACAAAAAAATAGGTCTTATCCACGGTCATCAAACTGGTCGTGCAATACCTGAAAAACTGTTGAAATATTTTAATAAAAAGATCGATTTGATGGTCTTTGGACATTCGCATTATCAAGAGAAACATGAAATAGAGGATACTTTGATATTGAATCCGGGGGCTTTTTGCGAAGGTGAGTATGCAGAAATAGAATTGAATGATAGTATCCTTGAAATCAAGTTACTGCATCTGTAA
- the mtnA gene encoding S-methyl-5-thioribose-1-phosphate isomerase → MKNIKTMTMEWTGNSLILIDQRYLPIEEKYVECQNYLDVANSIKDMVVRGAPAIGATAAFGFVLGAKEFSYLSDKNLFSNKLEEVKNSLSKTRPTAVNLFWALNRMDKILKDNLPTKEINDLVTILEEEALKIAYEDIEINKQIGKNGEALLNDGDTVLTHCNAGALATVDYGTALGVIRAAVENGKDIQVYADETRPYLQGARLTVWELVKSGIKTTLITDNMAGWVMKQGKINAVIVGADRIARNGDVANKIGTYSVAVLAKRHGIPFYVAAPLSTIDIETKNGEGIPIEERNHNEVRFCHKTRLVTDDVNIYNPAFDVTPNELVTAIITEKMVIRPPYEINIVKLF, encoded by the coding sequence ATGAAAAACATAAAAACTATGACAATGGAATGGACAGGTAACAGTCTAATTTTGATAGATCAGAGGTATTTACCTATTGAAGAAAAGTATGTAGAATGTCAGAATTATTTGGATGTTGCCAATTCAATAAAAGACATGGTAGTAAGAGGAGCTCCTGCTATAGGAGCAACCGCAGCATTTGGCTTTGTTTTAGGGGCAAAAGAGTTTTCCTATCTTTCTGACAAGAATCTTTTTTCAAACAAATTAGAAGAAGTAAAAAACAGTTTATCTAAAACTCGCCCCACTGCCGTAAACTTATTTTGGGCGTTGAACAGGATGGATAAAATTTTAAAAGATAATCTTCCCACAAAAGAAATAAATGACCTTGTCACCATATTAGAAGAAGAAGCACTGAAAATCGCCTACGAAGATATTGAAATAAATAAACAGATCGGCAAGAACGGAGAAGCTTTGTTAAACGACGGTGACACCGTTTTGACGCATTGCAATGCAGGAGCATTAGCAACTGTTGATTATGGAACCGCTTTAGGGGTTATTAGAGCGGCAGTAGAAAATGGTAAAGATATCCAGGTCTATGCAGATGAAACCAGACCATACCTTCAAGGGGCTAGATTAACGGTTTGGGAATTGGTTAAAAGTGGTATCAAAACTACACTAATTACAGACAACATGGCAGGTTGGGTAATGAAACAAGGAAAAATAAATGCTGTGATAGTAGGAGCCGATAGAATCGCACGTAATGGGGATGTTGCTAATAAAATTGGAACGTATTCTGTAGCCGTTCTTGCAAAAAGGCACGGCATTCCTTTTTATGTTGCTGCTCCACTTTCTACTATAGACATAGAAACAAAAAATGGGGAAGGTATTCCCATCGAAGAAAGGAACCATAATGAGGTCAGATTTTGCCACAAAACTCGTTTAGTAACAGACGATGTAAATATATACAACCCTGCTTTTGATGTAACTCCAAATGAATTAGTTACAGCGATAATTACCGAAAAGATGGTCATAAGACCACCTTATGAAATAAACATAGTGAAATTATTTTAG
- a CDS encoding family 1 glycosylhydrolase, which yields MEDVNFPKAFLWGVNSPFFPLLENSREETKQRIFENAEKDLSEQLSFLKSLKINSFRFNLNWDLLYLDPFYSCTMYDNFIEQLRQREIEPIVNLIDFDVLSYNQKEIIDTIENEENISKFIEIIEKIVSSFKYKVQYYIILNHTTKYLKRRFFKGTDVDKTELNETVQNLLNFYDKSVRIIKSINPYAKVSVSEEFNVEEEEQLDFVFSFIDIVVKGKSPFFENMAFKKSEIDFIGIDFNDLTSNSEEYTSLIKELSKEKNNIDLDEVIKRFSYKYYLPFLITENISTVEDDSLKSRYLVNNLYKINQSLESNVKIFGYIYNSLSDIKINNRLLKTGLYRIDDKNNYISLRNFAKVYSNIIEDNSINERYLKYID from the coding sequence GTGGAAGATGTAAATTTTCCGAAAGCGTTTTTGTGGGGAGTAAACTCCCCTTTCTTTCCTCTTTTGGAAAATTCAAGGGAAGAAACGAAACAACGAATATTTGAAAATGCAGAAAAAGACTTAAGCGAACAATTATCCTTCTTGAAGAGTTTGAAAATTAACTCTTTTAGATTCAATTTAAATTGGGATTTGTTGTATCTTGATCCTTTTTATTCTTGCACCATGTATGATAATTTTATAGAACAACTACGTCAAAGGGAAATTGAACCTATAGTAAATCTCATCGACTTTGATGTTCTTTCGTACAATCAAAAAGAAATTATTGATACTATAGAAAACGAAGAAAATATCTCGAAATTTATAGAAATTATAGAAAAGATTGTCTCCTCTTTTAAATACAAGGTTCAATATTACATTATTTTGAATCATACAACCAAATACCTAAAAAGAAGATTTTTCAAAGGTACAGATGTTGATAAGACCGAATTAAATGAAACGGTTCAAAATCTTTTAAATTTTTACGATAAGAGTGTTCGTATTATAAAAAGTATTAACCCTTACGCTAAAGTATCGGTAAGTGAGGAATTCAATGTCGAGGAAGAAGAACAGTTAGATTTTGTTTTTTCTTTTATCGATATAGTTGTTAAGGGGAAAAGCCCTTTTTTTGAAAACATGGCTTTTAAAAAGTCTGAAATAGATTTTATCGGGATAGATTTCAATGATTTAACTTCAAATTCAGAAGAATATACTTCTTTAATAAAAGAACTTTCAAAAGAGAAGAATAACATTGATCTTGATGAAGTAATAAAAAGATTTTCTTATAAATATTACCTGCCTTTTCTAATAACTGAGAATATATCAACTGTTGAGGACGATAGTTTAAAAAGCCGTTATTTAGTTAATAATTTATACAAGATTAATCAATCTTTGGAAAGTAATGTGAAAATTTTCGGATACATCTACAATTCCTTAAGTGATATTAAAATCAATAATCGTCTTTTAAAAACAGGTCTGTACAGAATAGACGATAAAAATAATTATATCAGTTTAAGAAACTTTGCAAAAGTCTATTCGAATATCATAGAAGATAATAGCATAAACGAAAGATACCTAAAATATATTGATTAG
- a CDS encoding CheR family methyltransferase: protein MSEFYSSPFDDEDYKLFLKKLVTHFNLDLSGYKQHRVRRRTDILLKKYGVNSYSEYLELLQKNKDKWLEFLDKLTINVTEFFRNPEKWEYLKQEIIPEFIKNYKPKIKLWSAGCSTGEEPYTLAIVLNELGISGKSTIIASDFDEGALKQAKRGIYNEKSLINLNDEYKRKYFTKIGEDKYEIKDSIKNNVTFNKINLLFDEFEKNFDLIICRNVVIYFDNDAKEKLYKKFYDALNPGGVLFVGSTERIFNHKAFGFTSIAPFFYKKII from the coding sequence ATGTCAGAATTTTATTCTTCCCCTTTTGATGACGAAGACTATAAATTATTCTTGAAAAAGTTGGTAACCCATTTCAATCTAGATCTTTCTGGATACAAACAACACAGAGTAAGACGGAGAACGGATATATTACTCAAAAAATATGGTGTCAATTCGTATTCGGAGTATCTAGAATTATTACAGAAAAATAAGGACAAATGGCTCGAATTTTTAGATAAGCTCACGATCAATGTCACGGAATTTTTTAGGAACCCAGAGAAGTGGGAATATTTAAAACAAGAAATAATACCCGAATTCATTAAAAACTACAAGCCGAAGATAAAACTCTGGAGTGCAGGTTGTTCTACCGGGGAGGAACCGTACACCCTTGCTATCGTGTTAAATGAATTAGGTATCTCTGGCAAATCAACAATTATCGCTTCAGATTTTGATGAAGGTGCTTTAAAGCAAGCCAAACGTGGCATATATAATGAAAAAAGTTTAATAAACTTAAACGATGAATACAAAAGAAAGTACTTCACAAAAATAGGAGAAGATAAATACGAAATAAAAGATTCCATCAAAAATAACGTTACTTTCAATAAAATAAACCTTCTATTTGACGAATTTGAAAAGAATTTTGATTTAATTATATGTAGAAATGTTGTCATATACTTTGACAACGACGCTAAAGAAAAATTATACAAGAAATTTTATGATGCTTTGAATCCTGGCGGAGTATTATTTGTTGGTTCCACGGAAAGAATTTTCAATCATAAAGCCTTTGGTTTTACTTCCATTGCCCCTTTTTTTTACAAAAAAATTATCTAG
- a CDS encoding transglycosylase domain-containing protein yields MVIFLALFFYVYDYYNDSTSIFLVDPKYNTYLFDNGEQILSTKYKYVKLDEMPPELIYFLLWTEDREFYEHNGINVKSLTRAALTNIKNFSIVQGGSTLTQQLAKTVYLTNERTIKRKIMDIMLAFFLERSYTKEEILEAYMNSIYLGNDISGFGAAAERYYGKELQNLSYEEMLVLIGIINGPEVYNPYKYPERAKNQGMIVLNSLPNNFVIEEKEVIKEKIEKMVFYPQTYDERYLNLIYRIKAEEEDIGLKGGGYTIKTTFNKNLFDTVTVDSSTSAIVINNKTGEILSFWGGEYDVFYSQQQVGSAIKPFYYLLALENGYDKNTTLPDQPMKFGDWAPENFDKTYRGTVTLEEALVDSINIPSIYLASHIDISPQRSIETIKNFLSNVVGVQGKYPNDLTLALGTLETSPYEFTKAYSIFPNYGIIPSTYIISEVYDKKGNLIYKRYPNVERKIEGLSNDSYATMNTLMRKVVLEGTGQRANVLDLDLHGKTGTSDLSAWFVGYTGSEVLTSMVKGEDLLSSYTAVPLAREIATSLLYYGQSEEVYVYLSLKSIQENVSFFESPIDFVSTGGNIVGYLNSVKLDYPFKELEKKINEALREIQYLYPDVAKEIEQWKKENLTDFFQEPFSFIQNGYDLESYLNSINIDKGVQAQLREIYNQIKYIYPDQAKVIEKFL; encoded by the coding sequence ATGGTAATTTTTTTAGCTTTATTCTTCTATGTATACGATTATTACAACGATTCTACATCTATTTTTCTTGTTGATCCAAAGTACAACACTTATCTATTCGATAATGGAGAACAAATACTTTCTACAAAATACAAGTATGTTAAGTTAGACGAGATGCCTCCAGAATTAATATACTTCCTTTTGTGGACGGAAGATAGGGAGTTTTACGAACATAATGGAATCAATGTTAAGTCTTTAACCAGAGCAGCATTAACAAACATAAAGAACTTTTCTATAGTCCAAGGTGGGAGCACCCTGACTCAACAGCTTGCCAAAACTGTTTATCTCACAAATGAAAGAACTATTAAGAGAAAAATAATGGATATTATGCTTGCTTTTTTTCTGGAACGGTCTTATACTAAAGAAGAAATTTTGGAAGCTTATATGAACAGTATTTATTTGGGGAACGACATTTCAGGATTTGGGGCTGCAGCAGAAAGATATTACGGAAAAGAGCTACAAAATTTAAGTTATGAAGAGATGCTAGTTTTAATAGGGATCATAAACGGACCAGAAGTTTACAATCCCTATAAATACCCAGAAAGAGCTAAAAATCAGGGGATGATAGTTTTAAATTCCTTGCCTAATAATTTCGTAATAGAAGAAAAAGAGGTCATTAAGGAAAAAATAGAAAAGATGGTTTTTTACCCTCAGACCTACGATGAAAGGTATTTAAATTTAATTTATAGAATAAAAGCAGAGGAAGAAGATATAGGTTTAAAAGGTGGTGGTTATACTATAAAAACCACCTTTAATAAGAATCTATTTGATACTGTTACTGTAGACTCATCAACGTCTGCAATTGTTATCAACAACAAAACAGGTGAGATATTAAGTTTTTGGGGTGGGGAATACGATGTTTTCTATTCCCAACAACAGGTTGGTTCTGCTATTAAACCATTTTATTATCTTTTGGCTTTGGAAAATGGTTATGATAAAAATACAACACTTCCCGATCAGCCTATGAAATTTGGTGATTGGGCTCCAGAAAACTTTGATAAAACATATAGAGGAACGGTCACTTTAGAAGAAGCGTTAGTCGATTCTATAAACATTCCATCGATCTACCTCGCTTCTCATATAGATATATCTCCTCAAAGGTCTATAGAAACTATTAAAAATTTTCTTTCAAATGTAGTAGGAGTTCAAGGTAAATATCCGAATGATTTAACTTTAGCGTTGGGAACTTTAGAGACAAGTCCATACGAGTTCACAAAAGCTTATTCAATCTTCCCAAATTACGGTATTATTCCCTCGACTTACATAATTTCAGAAGTTTACGATAAGAAAGGGAATTTAATATATAAAAGATATCCAAATGTTGAAAGAAAAATTGAAGGTCTTTCCAATGATTCATATGCCACAATGAATACTTTGATGAGAAAAGTCGTGCTGGAAGGGACAGGGCAAAGAGCAAACGTCTTAGATTTGGATTTACATGGTAAAACGGGAACTTCTGATTTATCAGCTTGGTTTGTTGGATACACAGGTAGCGAGGTGTTAACCAGTATGGTTAAAGGGGAAGATCTTTTATCTTCTTACACTGCTGTCCCCTTGGCAAGAGAGATAGCCACTTCTTTACTTTATTATGGTCAAAGCGAAGAGGTTTATGTTTATCTGAGTTTAAAAAGTATACAAGAAAATGTTTCTTTTTTTGAAAGCCCTATTGATTTCGTTTCCACAGGAGGAAACATTGTGGGATATTTAAATTCGGTCAAGTTAGATTATCCGTTTAAAGAACTTGAAAAAAAGATAAATGAAGCCTTGAGAGAAATTCAATATCTTTATCCTGATGTGGCGAAAGAAATCGAGCAATGGAAAAAAGAGAATCTGACGGATTTCTTTCAAGAACCATTTTCCTTCATTCAAAACGGTTACGATTTGGAAAGTTACTTGAACAGCATCAATATTGATAAAGGTGTACAAGCACAATTACGGGAGATTTATAATCAAATAAAATATATTTATCCTGATCAAGCTAAAGTGATCGAAAAGTTTTTATAG
- a CDS encoding YebC/PmpR family DNA-binding transcriptional regulator, with protein sequence MSGHNKWANIKHRKGAQDAKRSQMFTKLIRELTIAAREGGGDPESNPRLRTAVENAKAANMPKDKIESAIKKGTGELEGEELTEIMYEAYGPGGVALLISVVTDNKNRTAQEVRHVLSKWGGALAESGSVSWNFERKGLITIPKEEVEDIDELMLLAVEAGAEDLDENTDPLEIITAPENLTQVRNALKEAGYTVSEKLTFLPKTTVKLSDEDAEKLLKLLNALDDMDDVQEVFGNYEIDDEVMERLAANI encoded by the coding sequence ATGTCAGGACATAATAAATGGGCAAATATTAAACACAGAAAGGGCGCACAAGATGCAAAAAGATCCCAAATGTTTACGAAACTCATCAGAGAGCTTACAATAGCTGCTAGAGAAGGCGGAGGAGATCCAGAATCTAATCCACGCTTAAGAACCGCAGTAGAAAACGCCAAAGCAGCTAACATGCCTAAAGACAAGATCGAATCAGCTATAAAAAAAGGAACCGGCGAATTAGAGGGTGAAGAACTCACCGAAATAATGTACGAGGCATACGGTCCAGGCGGAGTTGCACTCCTAATTTCAGTTGTAACCGATAACAAGAATCGAACTGCTCAAGAAGTTCGCCATGTCCTTTCAAAATGGGGAGGAGCTTTGGCAGAATCAGGTTCTGTTTCATGGAATTTCGAACGAAAAGGACTAATAACCATCCCCAAAGAAGAAGTTGAAGATATTGACGAGCTAATGTTACTTGCGGTTGAAGCTGGCGCAGAAGATTTAGATGAAAACACCGATCCTTTAGAAATTATAACCGCCCCGGAAAATCTGACTCAGGTGAGAAATGCTTTAAAAGAAGCAGGTTATACCGTCTCTGAAAAATTAACCTTTTTGCCTAAAACAACCGTTAAGCTTTCTGATGAAGACGCTGAAAAGTTATTAAAATTGTTAAACGCCTTGGATGATATGGATGACGTCCAAGAAGTATTCGGAAATTACGAGATCGACGATGAAGTAATGGAAAGACTTGCTGCAAATATTTAA